The Leptodactylus fuscus isolate aLepFus1 chromosome 5, aLepFus1.hap2, whole genome shotgun sequence genome segment AGTACCTTTTTGCGGTTTACCCTTATAAATGCATATTCATGGGCTGTTTTATTTACATGCCCATGGTCACTTACTTAGTGGATCATggattatgttctgttttcctttttttccgaTTTGGCttatttcttcttttttcagTTGCTCACATGTTATATAGGTGACCATTCAGTATTGTGAGTGCgaattttgtgtgtgttttttttatttttattttttttttatttttcattttttctttttttgctataTCTCTTGGGTCAATATTTCTTTGCAGGATTATCCTTTCACATTTTCTtgatattttgtatttatttacattggctttgtttgttttgttttggttttagtTTGTTTTTAATTAAATGGTAATCACTTGTAGCATTGACACCTGTGTGCTAAACTTTATATTGCTTTAAGGGTTTGGGCATTGAGTacatcgccatgagtaagggacggatgtcctgaaacgcgtaggctggtTGACTTTTCTCAAAACATGCGTTTATTTATGGAATCTACCATGTAAgtgctatatatattttttctacatctggtactattttttaaaatgtttttgaaataaaTACTATGTTTTAAAGAAATACCTTCTTGTGCTGAAGATTGTTTGTTTTTCTGGTAAGATTACTccagccttggggctaacgatcaataggctatacactatgtttacacACCCTAAGTGACCTCCACATCAAAGGTGAGGCCCTAAAGACAAACAGagagataaggattcattaacaTTCCATGCTCCTTATAAcgtaaaggggtctcttagactctaaacagacgtACTTATATGCTTTTATAtataaaaggttacaagatggctgacaaaatacaaagatggaggattttaaCTCTAACACTATTTTATGGATAAAgaacagagatgagcgaataccgtttgattgagtagatattcgatcgaatatcatggcgttcgaggtattcgattccaattgaataccccgAGGCAAACGCATAAAAAAAATCcgtatcccctcccatcttcccttgaacttttttttgcaccaataactgtgccggggaggtgggacaggaactacgacaacggaggcagtgacaaaaattgaaaaaaaacattggctgctgaaaacatgtgacctcccatttataagaatggccgccgccgtattcgccatttttgcggtcagagttAGAGAGAGAGACATAgcagctgagggctagatagcgattagcttcagataggcagggaaaaaccaaagaaaaacAAGAGCTCTTCTCAGAGCAATATTCACAAAATAGTaggcatccacagcagttacttttcttttcctttttttttatggtagagtttgaagggacctcaagggccatcgggtccaaccccctgcgagtgcaggttttcctaaatcatcccagctatatgtttatccagattccgcttgcagatttccattgatggagcgcccaccacctcccgtggcagcctattccactctctcactcccctcactgtcagaaagtttttcctaatgtctcatctgtatctctttccctttagtttcatcccattgcttcttgtacttccttgtgctaatgagaataggggagatccctctgcactgtgactacctttcagatatttgtagactgctattaaatctcccctcagccttctcttctgcaaactaaacaatcccagttcttttagccgctcctcataggacatggtttgcagaccttccaccattttggttgctcttctctggacttgctccaatatatcgatgtctttcttgaattgaggcgcccagaagtgtacacagtattccaggtgtggtctgaccagggaagagtacagcggaatattgacctctcttcatctagattcaatgcttgtcttaatacatcccagaattttattagccttttttgcagcagcaccgcactgttggctcatgttgaatttgtgatctaccattatgcccaagtccttttcccctatgttatcacttagttctattcctcccatacttctTGTTAAATACGTTCCAACCACGTCCGCACACAAAATAGCCCGAttgcacagcagttacttcttgttatataccagacaaacagcttttttttttttttttaattttattttttttttttttgggggggggcacaacaaaatagcagcaatctacagcagttacttctttctatatacatgacaaacagttttttttgggggggagggttccccccccaaaaaaaaaaaatagcaggaatacaaagcagttacttcttgctatataccagacaaagagcttttattttggggggcCACAACAAAATAGCCACAATCCACAACAGTTACttattgctatatacatgcaatccAGCTTTTCAAgttgtgtaaccccaaaacagggatacagagcaattaggttaggctatgtacactcaatccagatatccagggtgtgtacccccaaaacctaggtgggagacaccaaaattcaatccggctatgtacgctcaatccagatatccatggtgtatacccccaaaacctaggtgggagacactgaaattcagtcaggttatgtccgctcaatccagttgttcacggtgtgtaaccccaatacCTAGGTGGAAGACCCATAAATTAATTCAGGCATTCTCTATCCGAGGATAAACCATGTATTCCTGTATAGGTGGTGCTCTTCACCCCAtggaaaattacaaaaatgaAAAAGATAAAAATAGTAGAGGCACTCACCAGGCCTGTTTATGCTGTGTGCTACCGTCCCTACCTTCCTACGTGTTTTTATCATCAAGACATACaactcagcacacaatatcacacatcagaggattagatacacagctcagcacacatcagaggatcagATACACATATACCCATGAGGCAGTACAGTACAGCCTTTGCTTGAGGTTTGTGACTTGTTCTAGTCTCCTTCTCTTCAGAATtgtctttcccagactgtttCTATTCCTTGTTGTATTACTCTTGTGATCTAAACTTCAGGCTGCACCCTGGACTACTACTCCTCAATACGTATCTACTCttggcttattccatctggccacCGGATTCTAGCCGTGTATAGCAGTATTGTAACATTGTGCTTCATGTTAGCGGTAAACCTTGAtcgatatttttgtatttatttatttattaaaaaaataggcaaTTTgaggaaaatttggaaaaaaaatcacaattttcaaaatgtaaaatacatgaataaatattgtccaccatatctctgctttatatctcaTCTTTTATTCGTCCTGTAATGTATTTTGGACGTTATAAATCTTACAAGTGCAACAGCAATTtcgagatttacaagaaaatttcccaaactaatctTTTAGGGACCccatcagttctgaagggaattaTGCTAGAGTCCCCCACGTTTGGGTGTAATAGAATGTGATGGACGTGGCTTCAGGACATGTCTGGAGAAGTGGCGGCACCATGAGCGGTACAGGACACTCCTGGGACTGAGAGGAATGAGCTAAGTAATCGCAACGTCATCTTCATACTCATGATATAAAATAATCCTGTTGTCAATtctgacactgtgtatatgaGTGTATATGAGACCTCTCTCTCTATTGGGTTCCTGGCTGTCTCTGGACTCTTAAAAGTTTCTTCTGAAAAATAGATTTGCTTATGGCAATTCTGATTTCTCTATTCCGCAATGTGTAGATGATGGGGTTACACAGCGGGGTGATGACGGTGTTCAGGAGTGAAAATGTTTTACTCAGGTTTAGGGAGTATCTTCTAGATGGTGCAACATAAACTGTGATAAGTGTCCCATAATAAGCAGACACAACAATAAGGTGAGAGCTACAGGTTGAGAAGACCTTCTGTCTGCCATGGGTGGAAGAGATCCTTAAGATGGCCGTGAATATGCAGATATAAGTCGCTACGACAAACAACAACTGCGTGAAGACAATTGCCATGACTAGAATAGATATCAGGACTTCTAAAATTTTTGTGTCTGTGCACGAAAGATGAAGAACTGGAGCAAGATCGCAGAAGAAATGGTCAATGGTGTTGGGGCCACAGAAGTCTAATCGAAATAAGAGACTTTCTGCAATCATCGACAAGAGGAAACTGCCAGCCCAACATATTGTAGCAAAATATAGAGGTCGAGCCTGGTTCATAATGGCTGAGTAACGCAACGGGACACAGATGGCCAAGTATCGGTCATAGGACATCACGGCAAGAAGAGAACATTCTATAAGTGCGGAAGAACCGAAAAAATACAACTGTATTTCACAAAATAGAAGAGATATGTAACATTTCCCCCATACAATGACCTTCAGGGTGTTAGGACTAATATTTGTACTTATCAGGATGTCACAGAGGGAAAGGTGAGTGAGAAAGATGTACATGGGGGATTGTAGCTCAGAAGTAGAGGACACTAATCCAATAATGAGAATGTTCCCCAGCAAAGTGACCACATAAACAATGAGCAGAGCAAGGAACACAAGCAACCAAAAATTGTGAAGGTCGGGAAATCCCAAAAGTAAAATTTCAAACACTGTGGAGTCATTGTATCCGGACATTGTGGGAATGTAAGAGGAGAGCGATGTATAACAAGTAATAATGTTATGGGCCAAATACTCACAATCTAGTGAAATAATGAACAAAAACATGGAACATAAAACATTTGTGTATCTTTCCGGATAAGTTGTGTCTTCTACCGATCCAGGTCCGGGGTACGGAAATATTCACTGCAGAAATGACTGTGGTATCCTTTACCGTGCAAATATTTCTTCAAATTATCCTTTTCCCCTCTCCAATATAACACCAATGGGTCTACAATATAATGTTGATAACTAAAAATGGGGTAAGAAGTAAAAGAAAAGCAGGTGACGCATCCAATAGTGTCTGTAATATGGCGTTCGACTTACACAATGGAAGCTGAGATATAGATATCGGTATAACTGAGGCTGCAGTAAAGCCTAACCCCGGAAATAAAGATTTCAGGCAAACCGTAGAAAGATAAACCAGGGGATCACGTGTGGCCAGATATCGGCCATAGGACATCACTGTCAGTAGGAAACATTCTGCACACTCAGGGTAACAAAAGGAGAACTGTGTGATACATCCCAAAATAGATGTAGGGGAGCTATTGTTAAGGATATGAAGCAGGTTCAGGACAATGTCTGAGGTTGTCAGGATGTCGGAGGTGGTGAGCTGTGTCAGGAAGACGTACATGGACCAGCGGAGGATCCTCTCTAGTAGTGGGGTGATGACCATGAGGTTCCCACATATAGTCACACAGTAACTCAGAAGGATGAGAAGAAATAACAAGATCCTGACACTATATAGACCTGGAAATCCAaggagaagattttttttttttttcccccatttcctataaatttaataaaaggaaaatttgaaaagaaaaagtagaaaaaattccCATACAGAAATAACCTGCAACATTACCCTAAGAAGTCCACTGAGCCCTAGCTATGAATTTCTAAGTAATGTGGACTCAGCGCTAAACAAAATGACTTTATTCTCCTCTAAATCACAGGATTGGTCTCAATTTTATCATATTGTCTACAGGACACAAGATCTCCAAGTTAAAATTGACTTTAGGCaaatattacagtctatgggatcatGTACATGGCAGATTCCTGTGTATGAAGCCCAACACTGGCGCAGTAACATAGAGTGATAGTCCCGATGGCCAATACAAGGCTCTAGGCCACTCTATTCATTTACTGACTCAGACAAGAATTGTACATGCCCCATAGAGAAACATGCTAGATATGAG includes the following:
- the LOC142204240 gene encoding olfactory receptor 5P52-like, whose product is MVITPLLERILRWSMYVFLTQLTTSDILTTSDIVLNLLHILNNSSPTSILGCITQFSFCYPECAECFLLTVMSYGRYLATHCEYLAHNIITCYTSLSSYIPTMSGYNDSTVFEILLLGFPDLHNFWLLVFLALLIVYVVTLLGNILIIGLVSSTSELQSPMYIFLTHLSLCDILISTNISPNTLKVIVWGKCYISLLFCEIQLYFFGSSALIECSLLAVMSYDRYLAICVPLRYSAIMNQARPLYFATICWAGSFLLSMIAESLLFRLDFCGPNTIDHFFCDLAPVLHLSCTDTKILEVLISILVMAIVFTQLLFVVATYICIFTAILRISSTHGRQKVFSTCSSHLIVVSAYYGTLITVYVAPSRRYSLNLSKTFSLLNTVITPLCNPIIYTLRNREIRIAISKSIFQKKLLRVQRQPGTQ